In the genome of Globicephala melas chromosome 3, mGloMel1.2, whole genome shotgun sequence, one region contains:
- the STAP2 gene encoding signal-transducing adaptor protein 2 isoform X2: MALALRPPRVPKPKRSLPSHYHESFLEKKGPRDRDYKKFWAGLQGLTLYFYNSNRDSQHMEKLDLGMFVKLTDEAPWGSSHDRGTHFCLVLRNQEIKFKVESLESREMWKGFILMVVELRVPSNLNLLPGHLYMMAEVLAKEEARRALEMPSCFLKVSRLEAQLLLERHPECGNLLLRPSGDGAGGVSVSTLQTLNGTPVVRHYRVKREGPKYVIDVEEPFSCTSLDAVVNYFVSHSNKQLMPFLLDDDYEKVIGYVEADKENGESVWVAPSAPGPGPAAPRGGPKQLPPSSITPVSSQDKLPPLLNQDENYVIPIEDDPAANYVNGDVPSPSRPVVPKPRKLAMFQAKPPKPPIVPKSEPKKGLNSGLARKLAVSSAQASSSPTTGKGSMQGGLHKRGTRVVTHG, encoded by the exons GATTACAAGAAGTTCTGGGCAGGCCTCCAGGGCCTGACTCTCTATTTCTACAATAGCAATCGGGACTCCCAG CATATGGAGAAGCTAGACCTAGGAATGTTTGTGAAGCTCACAGATGAAGCTCCCTGGGGGAGCTCCCATGACCGTGGCACCCACTTCTGCTTGGTCCTGCGGAACCAGGAGATCAAGTTCAAG GTAGAGAGTCTGGAGTCTCGGGAGATGTGGAAAGGCTTCATCCTGATGGTGGTGGAG CTCCGTGTCCCGTCTAACCTGAACCTGCTGCCCGGACACCTGTACATGATGGCCGAGGTCCTGGCCAAAGAAGAGGCACGACGTGCGCTCGAGATGCCCTC GTGCTTCCTGAAAGTGAGCCGGCTGGAGGCTCAGCTGCTCCTGGAGCGCCACCCCGAGTGCGGGAACCTGCTGCTCCGGCCCAGCGGGGACGGCGCGGGCGGAGTGTCGGTCAGCACGCTCCAGACGCTCAACGG GACGCCGGTGGTCCGGCACTACAGAGTGAAGCGCGAGGGCCCCAAGTACGTGATCGACGTGGAGGAGCCG TTCTCCTGCACCTCGCTCGACGCAGTGGTCAACTATTTCGTGTCGCACTCCAATAAGCAGCTGATGCCCTTCCTGCTGGACGATGACTACGAGAAAGTGATTG GCTACGTGGAGGCGGATAAAGAGAATGGCGAGAGTGTGTGGGTGGCACCCTCGGCCCCCGGCCCAG GTCCCGCAGCCCCTAGGGGTGGCCCTAAGCAGCTGCCTCCCTCGTCCATCACGCCTGTGTCCAGCCAGGACAAGCTGCCCCCACTACTGAACCAGGATGAGAACTATGTGATCCCCATTGAAGATGACCCAGCTGCCAACTACGTGAACGGGGACG TGCCTTCCCCTAGTCGACCAGTTGTCCCGAAGCCCAGGAAGTTGGCCATGTTTCAGGCAAAGCCTCCAAAGCCACCCATCGTGCCCAAGTCAG AGCCCAAAAAAGGCCTCAACAGTGGCCTGGCCAGGAAGCTGGCAGTCAGCTCAGCGCAGGCTTCCTCCTCCCCGACCACAGGTAAGGGGTCAATGCAGGGTGGGCTTCACAAGCGGGGGACCCGTGTAGTCACACATGGGTGA
- the STAP2 gene encoding signal-transducing adaptor protein 2 isoform X1: MALALRPPRVPKPKRSLPSHYHESFLEKKGPRDRDYKKFWAGLQGLTLYFYNSNRDSQHMEKLDLGMFVKLTDEAPWGSSHDRGTHFCLVLRNQEIKFKVESLESREMWKGFILMVVELRVPSNLNLLPGHLYMMAEVLAKEEARRALEMPSCFLKVSRLEAQLLLERHPECGNLLLRPSGDGAGGVSVSTLQTLNGTPVVRHYRVKREGPKYVIDVEEPFSCTSLDAVVNYFVSHSNKQLMPFLLDDDYEKVIGYVEADKENGESVWVAPSAPGPGPAAPRGGPKQLPPSSITPVSSQDKLPPLLNQDENYVIPIEDDPAANYVNGDVPSPSRPVVPKPRKLAMFQAKPPKPPIVPKSGRGPSSQPLSHPAKSQPQPSSTLSTRAQKRPQQWPGQEAGSQLSAGFLLPDHRAGRCDSRAERETAEETGAAAGSRVHRGPAGPSPSVAHQSGRSLLPELKLK; the protein is encoded by the exons GATTACAAGAAGTTCTGGGCAGGCCTCCAGGGCCTGACTCTCTATTTCTACAATAGCAATCGGGACTCCCAG CATATGGAGAAGCTAGACCTAGGAATGTTTGTGAAGCTCACAGATGAAGCTCCCTGGGGGAGCTCCCATGACCGTGGCACCCACTTCTGCTTGGTCCTGCGGAACCAGGAGATCAAGTTCAAG GTAGAGAGTCTGGAGTCTCGGGAGATGTGGAAAGGCTTCATCCTGATGGTGGTGGAG CTCCGTGTCCCGTCTAACCTGAACCTGCTGCCCGGACACCTGTACATGATGGCCGAGGTCCTGGCCAAAGAAGAGGCACGACGTGCGCTCGAGATGCCCTC GTGCTTCCTGAAAGTGAGCCGGCTGGAGGCTCAGCTGCTCCTGGAGCGCCACCCCGAGTGCGGGAACCTGCTGCTCCGGCCCAGCGGGGACGGCGCGGGCGGAGTGTCGGTCAGCACGCTCCAGACGCTCAACGG GACGCCGGTGGTCCGGCACTACAGAGTGAAGCGCGAGGGCCCCAAGTACGTGATCGACGTGGAGGAGCCG TTCTCCTGCACCTCGCTCGACGCAGTGGTCAACTATTTCGTGTCGCACTCCAATAAGCAGCTGATGCCCTTCCTGCTGGACGATGACTACGAGAAAGTGATTG GCTACGTGGAGGCGGATAAAGAGAATGGCGAGAGTGTGTGGGTGGCACCCTCGGCCCCCGGCCCAG GTCCCGCAGCCCCTAGGGGTGGCCCTAAGCAGCTGCCTCCCTCGTCCATCACGCCTGTGTCCAGCCAGGACAAGCTGCCCCCACTACTGAACCAGGATGAGAACTATGTGATCCCCATTGAAGATGACCCAGCTGCCAACTACGTGAACGGGGACG TGCCTTCCCCTAGTCGACCAGTTGTCCCGAAGCCCAGGAAGTTGGCCATGTTTCAGGCAAAGCCTCCAAAGCCACCCATCGTGCCCAAGTCAGGTAGGGgtccctcttcccagccccttTCCCATCCAGCCAAGAGCCAGCCTCAGCCTTCATCTACCTTGTCCACCAGAGCCCAAAAAAGGCCTCAACAGTGGCCTGGCCAGGAAGCTGGCAGTCAGCTCAGCGCAGGCTTCCTCCTCCCCGACCACAG ggcTGGCAGATGTGACAGCAGAGCTGAAAGGGAAACTGCAGAGGAGACTGGCGCTGCAGCAGGCAGCCGAGTGCACAGGGGACCAGCGGGCCCATCTCCAAGTGTGGCGCATCAGTCAGGCAGATCCCTCCTCCCAGAATTAAAGCTCAAATGA
- the FSD1 gene encoding fibronectin type III and SPRY domain-containing protein 1 isoform X3 → MEDQREALRKIITTLAVKNEEIQSFIYSLKQMLLNVEANSAKVQEDLEAEFQSLFSLLEELKEGMLMKIKQDRASRAYELQNQLAACTRALESSEELLETANQTLQATDRGDFPQAAKQIKDGVTMAPAFRLSLKAKVSDNMSHLMVDFAQERRMLQALTFLPVPSAPVIDLAESLVADNCVTLVWRMPDEDNKIDHYVLEYRRTNFEGPPRLKEDQPWMVIEGIQQTEYTLTGLKFDMKYMNFRVKACNKAVSGEFSEPVTLETPAFMFRLDASTSHQNLRVDDLSVEWDAMGGKVQDIKAREKDGKGRTASPVNSPARGTPSPKRMPSGRGGRDRFTAESYTVLGDTLIDGGEHYWEVRYEPDSKAFGLGVAYRSLGRFEQLGKTAASWCVYVNNWLQVSFTAKHANKAKVLDTPVPDCLGVHCDFHQGLLSFYNARTKQLLHTFKAKFTQPLLPAFTVRPPPRPRGLLQNFRGPA, encoded by the exons GAGGCTCTGCGGAAGATCATCACGACACTGGCTGTGAAAAACGAAGAGATTCAGAGTTTCATCTACTCCCTCAAGCAGATGCTGTTGAACGTGGAG GCGAACTCGGCCAAGGTGCAGGAAGACCTGGAAGCCGAGTTCCagtccctcttctccctcctggagGAGCTGAAGGAGGGCATGCTCATGAAAATAAAGCAAGACCGTGCCAGCCGCGCCTACGAGCTGCAG AACCAGCTGGCTGCCTGCACGCGAGCTCTGGAGAGCTCTGAGGAGCTTCTGGAGACGGCCAACCAGACCCTGCAGGCCACGGACCGTGGGGACTTTCCTCAG GCTGCCAAGCAAATCAAAGATGG TGTGACGATGGCCCCCGCCTTCCGGCTGTCATTGAAAGCCAAGGTCAGCGACAACATGAGTCACCTCATGGTGGACTTTGCACAGGAGCGGAGGATGCTACAGGCACTCACGTTCCTGCCTG TGCCTAGTGCCCCTGTGATCGACCTGGCCGAGTCCCTGGTGGCCGACAACTGTGTAACCTTGGTGTGGCGCATGCCGGACGAGGACAACAAGATTGACCACTATGTGCTGGAGTATCGGCGGACCAACTTTGAGGGCCCGCCCCGCCTCAAGGAGGACCAGCCCTGGATGGTCATCGAGGGCATCCAGCAGACAGAATATACCCTGACCG GTCTCAAGTTTGACATGAAATACATGAATTTCCGTGTGAAGGCCTGTAATAAGGCAGTTTCAGGCGAGTTCTCTGAGCCAGTGACCCTGGAGACACCAG CGTTCATGTTCCGCCTGGATGCGTCCACATCCCACCAGAACCTGCGGGTGGATGATCTCTCCGTGGAGTGGGACGCCATGGGCGGGAAGGTGCAGGATATCAAAGCTCGCGAGAAAGATGGCAAGGGGCGGACGGCGTCTCCCGTCAACTCCCCAGCCAG AGGTACTCCATCTCCCAAGAGGATGCCCTCGGGTCGTGGGGGACGGGATCGCTTCACAGCTGAGTCCTACACAGTGCTGG GGGACACGCTGATTGATGGCGGGGAGCATTACTGGGAGGTGCGCTACGAGCCGGACAGCAAGGCTTTTGGCTTGGGGGTGGCCTACCGCAGCCTGGGCCGCTTCGAGCAGCTGGGCAAGACAGCCGCGTCCTGGTGCGTGTACGTCAACAACTGGCTGCAGGTCAGCTTCACTGCCAAGCACGCCAACAAGGCCAAGGTGCTGGACACCCCCGTGCCCGACTGCCTGGGCGTGCACTGCGACTTCCATCAAG GCCTCCTGTCCTTCTACAACGCCCGCACCAAACAGCTGCTGCACACCTTCAAGGCCAAGTTCACACAGCCACTGCTGCCGGCTTTCACGGTGAGGCCTCCTCCGCGGCCCAGGG GACTGCTGCAGAATTTTCGGGGCCCAGCATAA
- the FSD1 gene encoding fibronectin type III and SPRY domain-containing protein 1 isoform X1, with protein sequence MEDQREALRKIITTLAVKNEEIQSFIYSLKQMLLNVEANSAKVQEDLEAEFQSLFSLLEELKEGMLMKIKQDRASRAYELQNQLAACTRALESSEELLETANQTLQATDRGDFPQAAKQIKDGVTMAPAFRLSLKAKVSDNMSHLMVDFAQERRMLQALTFLPVPSAPVIDLAESLVADNCVTLVWRMPDEDNKIDHYVLEYRRTNFEGPPRLKEDQPWMVIEGIQQTEYTLTGLKFDMKYMNFRVKACNKAVSGEFSEPVTLETPAFMFRLDASTSHQNLRVDDLSVEWDAMGGKVQDIKAREKDGKGRTASPVNSPARGTPSPKRMPSGRGGRDRFTAESYTVLGDTLIDGGEHYWEVRYEPDSKAFGLGVAYRSLGRFEQLGKTAASWCVYVNNWLQVSFTAKHANKAKVLDTPVPDCLGVHCDFHQGDPGPPLTSPATPVRRLSAQTPLTGPPVPLALHPRPPVLLQRPHQTAAAHLQGQVHTATAAGFHGVVWQLPRDGRPTGPQLCALPAEAGQCYQQLQHQPHLGLGTAPQPG encoded by the exons GAGGCTCTGCGGAAGATCATCACGACACTGGCTGTGAAAAACGAAGAGATTCAGAGTTTCATCTACTCCCTCAAGCAGATGCTGTTGAACGTGGAG GCGAACTCGGCCAAGGTGCAGGAAGACCTGGAAGCCGAGTTCCagtccctcttctccctcctggagGAGCTGAAGGAGGGCATGCTCATGAAAATAAAGCAAGACCGTGCCAGCCGCGCCTACGAGCTGCAG AACCAGCTGGCTGCCTGCACGCGAGCTCTGGAGAGCTCTGAGGAGCTTCTGGAGACGGCCAACCAGACCCTGCAGGCCACGGACCGTGGGGACTTTCCTCAG GCTGCCAAGCAAATCAAAGATGG TGTGACGATGGCCCCCGCCTTCCGGCTGTCATTGAAAGCCAAGGTCAGCGACAACATGAGTCACCTCATGGTGGACTTTGCACAGGAGCGGAGGATGCTACAGGCACTCACGTTCCTGCCTG TGCCTAGTGCCCCTGTGATCGACCTGGCCGAGTCCCTGGTGGCCGACAACTGTGTAACCTTGGTGTGGCGCATGCCGGACGAGGACAACAAGATTGACCACTATGTGCTGGAGTATCGGCGGACCAACTTTGAGGGCCCGCCCCGCCTCAAGGAGGACCAGCCCTGGATGGTCATCGAGGGCATCCAGCAGACAGAATATACCCTGACCG GTCTCAAGTTTGACATGAAATACATGAATTTCCGTGTGAAGGCCTGTAATAAGGCAGTTTCAGGCGAGTTCTCTGAGCCAGTGACCCTGGAGACACCAG CGTTCATGTTCCGCCTGGATGCGTCCACATCCCACCAGAACCTGCGGGTGGATGATCTCTCCGTGGAGTGGGACGCCATGGGCGGGAAGGTGCAGGATATCAAAGCTCGCGAGAAAGATGGCAAGGGGCGGACGGCGTCTCCCGTCAACTCCCCAGCCAG AGGTACTCCATCTCCCAAGAGGATGCCCTCGGGTCGTGGGGGACGGGATCGCTTCACAGCTGAGTCCTACACAGTGCTGG GGGACACGCTGATTGATGGCGGGGAGCATTACTGGGAGGTGCGCTACGAGCCGGACAGCAAGGCTTTTGGCTTGGGGGTGGCCTACCGCAGCCTGGGCCGCTTCGAGCAGCTGGGCAAGACAGCCGCGTCCTGGTGCGTGTACGTCAACAACTGGCTGCAGGTCAGCTTCACTGCCAAGCACGCCAACAAGGCCAAGGTGCTGGACACCCCCGTGCCCGACTGCCTGGGCGTGCACTGCGACTTCCATCAAGGTGACCCCGGGCCCCCGCTGACCTCTCCGGCCACCCCTGTCCGCCGTCTCTCTGCCCAAACCCCTCTTACCGGTCCCCCTGTTCCTCTTGCCCTCCACCCCAGGCCTCCTGTCCTTCTACAACGCCCGCACCAAACAGCTGCTGCACACCTTCAAGGCCAAGTTCACACAGCCACTGCTGCCGGCTTTCACG GTGTGGTGTGGCAGCTTCCACGTGACGGCAGGCCTACAGGTCCCCAGCTCTGTGCGCTGCCTGCAGAAGCGGGGCAGTGCTACCAGCAGCTCCAACACCAGCCTCACCTAGGCCTCGGGACGGCCCCTCAGCCGGGCTGA
- the FSD1 gene encoding fibronectin type III and SPRY domain-containing protein 1 isoform X2 — protein sequence MEDQREALRKIITTLAVKNEEIQSFIYSLKQMLLNVEANSAKVQEDLEAEFQSLFSLLEELKEGMLMKIKQDRASRAYELQNQLAACTRALESSEELLETANQTLQATDRGDFPQAAKQIKDGVTMAPAFRLSLKAKVSDNMSHLMVDFAQERRMLQALTFLPVPSAPVIDLAESLVADNCVTLVWRMPDEDNKIDHYVLEYRRTNFEGPPRLKEDQPWMVIEGIQQTEYTLTGLKFDMKYMNFRVKACNKAVSGEFSEPVTLETPAFMFRLDASTSHQNLRVDDLSVEWDAMGGKVQDIKAREKDGKGRTASPVNSPARGTPSPKRMPSGRGGRDRFTAESYTVLGDTLIDGGEHYWEVRYEPDSKAFGLGVAYRSLGRFEQLGKTAASWCVYVNNWLQVSFTAKHANKAKVLDTPVPDCLGVHCDFHQGLLSFYNARTKQLLHTFKAKFTQPLLPAFTVWCGSFHVTAGLQVPSSVRCLQKRGSATSSSNTSLT from the exons GAGGCTCTGCGGAAGATCATCACGACACTGGCTGTGAAAAACGAAGAGATTCAGAGTTTCATCTACTCCCTCAAGCAGATGCTGTTGAACGTGGAG GCGAACTCGGCCAAGGTGCAGGAAGACCTGGAAGCCGAGTTCCagtccctcttctccctcctggagGAGCTGAAGGAGGGCATGCTCATGAAAATAAAGCAAGACCGTGCCAGCCGCGCCTACGAGCTGCAG AACCAGCTGGCTGCCTGCACGCGAGCTCTGGAGAGCTCTGAGGAGCTTCTGGAGACGGCCAACCAGACCCTGCAGGCCACGGACCGTGGGGACTTTCCTCAG GCTGCCAAGCAAATCAAAGATGG TGTGACGATGGCCCCCGCCTTCCGGCTGTCATTGAAAGCCAAGGTCAGCGACAACATGAGTCACCTCATGGTGGACTTTGCACAGGAGCGGAGGATGCTACAGGCACTCACGTTCCTGCCTG TGCCTAGTGCCCCTGTGATCGACCTGGCCGAGTCCCTGGTGGCCGACAACTGTGTAACCTTGGTGTGGCGCATGCCGGACGAGGACAACAAGATTGACCACTATGTGCTGGAGTATCGGCGGACCAACTTTGAGGGCCCGCCCCGCCTCAAGGAGGACCAGCCCTGGATGGTCATCGAGGGCATCCAGCAGACAGAATATACCCTGACCG GTCTCAAGTTTGACATGAAATACATGAATTTCCGTGTGAAGGCCTGTAATAAGGCAGTTTCAGGCGAGTTCTCTGAGCCAGTGACCCTGGAGACACCAG CGTTCATGTTCCGCCTGGATGCGTCCACATCCCACCAGAACCTGCGGGTGGATGATCTCTCCGTGGAGTGGGACGCCATGGGCGGGAAGGTGCAGGATATCAAAGCTCGCGAGAAAGATGGCAAGGGGCGGACGGCGTCTCCCGTCAACTCCCCAGCCAG AGGTACTCCATCTCCCAAGAGGATGCCCTCGGGTCGTGGGGGACGGGATCGCTTCACAGCTGAGTCCTACACAGTGCTGG GGGACACGCTGATTGATGGCGGGGAGCATTACTGGGAGGTGCGCTACGAGCCGGACAGCAAGGCTTTTGGCTTGGGGGTGGCCTACCGCAGCCTGGGCCGCTTCGAGCAGCTGGGCAAGACAGCCGCGTCCTGGTGCGTGTACGTCAACAACTGGCTGCAGGTCAGCTTCACTGCCAAGCACGCCAACAAGGCCAAGGTGCTGGACACCCCCGTGCCCGACTGCCTGGGCGTGCACTGCGACTTCCATCAAG GCCTCCTGTCCTTCTACAACGCCCGCACCAAACAGCTGCTGCACACCTTCAAGGCCAAGTTCACACAGCCACTGCTGCCGGCTTTCACG GTGTGGTGTGGCAGCTTCCACGTGACGGCAGGCCTACAGGTCCCCAGCTCTGTGCGCTGCCTGCAGAAGCGGGGCAGTGCTACCAGCAGCTCCAACACCAGCCTCACCTAG